The Rhabdothermincola salaria genome segment TGGTCGTCGGCGCGTCCTGCTCCGGGGACGACGAGGCCGAGCCCGACCCCGAACCGCCGGTGGTGGCCGAACCGGTCGTGGGCGGCACGCTGCGCGTGGCCCTGCCGGCGGCCGCCCTGCCCCTCGATCCGGCGCTCGCCGCCCCCACCGATGCCGGCGCCGCCCTCGTGGCCGAGCTGCTCCACGCTCGGCTCACGTCCACCACGCCCGGTGCGGTGGAGCCCGAGCCCGCCCTCGCCGAGGCTTGGGAGGTGTCCGACGACGCCACCACGTTCACGTTCCGGCTCCGCGCCGAGGCCCGGTTCTCCGACGGCTCACCCGTCACCGCCGCCGACGTGGTCGCCTCCCTCACCCGGGTCGCCGCCCTCGGACCGGCCTCGTTGGCCTCTGCTCGCCTCGACGCCGTCGCCGGGTACGGCGCCTTCGCCGTCGACGGCACCGCCGACGCCCTGGCCGGGCTCTCCGCCCCCGACGACACCACCGTGGTCGTCGAGCTCGATCGGCCCGACGTCGACCTCCCGGCGCTGCTCGCCGCGCCCGCCTTCGCCATCCGCCCGGCGGCCACCGTGGCCGCCGACGCCCCCGCCCTCGGCCCGCCCGCGGCCGATGGGCCGGCGCCGGTCACCAGCGGCCCGTACCGATGGGAGTCCGGCGACGCCGAGGGTGCGGTGCTGGTGCGGGCCGACGGCGTCGACCCCGAGGCCGCCCGCCCCGAACGGGTGGAGCTGGCGCGCACCGAGTCCGTGGACGCCGCCGTGGAGAGGTGGGCCGGTGGCGAGGTGGACCTGGTGCCCCTCCCGGCCGCCGGGGCCGGGCAGACGGTGCCGCCCGGGGTCGGCACGGTGCAGTTCGACGCGTTGGGCGCCCTGTGGTGGTTGGGCCTGAACCTCGACGCCCCCGCGCTCGCCGACGAACGGGTCCGCCAGGCCGTCTCCCTGGCGCTCGACCGCCCCGCCCTGGTCGAGGTCCTCGAGGGCACGAGCGGCCTCGACGGGCTCGTCGCCCCCCAGGTACCCGGCGGCGACGTGGTCTGTGGCGATCCGTGCACCCGTGACGTGCCCGCCGCCGAGGTGCTGCTGGCCGAGGCGTCACCGGATGCTCCGGTTGCCCTCACCCTCGACGTCTACGACGACCCCACCGTGGTGGCGGTGGCCGAGGCCATGGCCGCCCAGCTGGCCGAGGCCGGCGTCGAGGTGGCCGTCGAGTCCCGGCCCTTCGACGCCTACCGCGACGGCGTGCTGGCCGCCGACCGGCAGCTGTTCTGGTTCGGATGGGTGGGGCTGGCCCCCACCGCCGGGGCCTACCTCGAGCCCACCTTCCGCACCGACGCCCCCGACAACGTCGTCGGCCTGCGCGACGCAGACGTCGACGCCGCCCTGGCGGCCGCCGCCGCCACCCTCGACCCCGAGGAGCGCGCCGGCCTGTGGGGCGACGCCCACGCCCTCGTCCTCGACCGCACGGTGGCCGTGCCCATCGCCCAGGCCCGCGCCGCCACCGCCGTGGCCGCCCCGGTGCAGGGCTACCGCCTCCGCCTCGACGCCACCCCCGTCCTCGCCGACCTCTGGCTGGCCCCCGACGACCCCGAGCCCTGACCCACCGGCCCCTCCCGGCCCGGGGCGGGCCGCCCACCCCGCCGAGGCCTTCCCCGGCCCACCAGCCCCGCCCGCCCGGTCCGCCCGCCCGGTTTCTTGCATCGGTTCGTCGCTCTCTGGCACGCCGAAACCATGCAAGAACGGGAGGGATGTCGTTCCTGCATGGTGCGGGCGTTCTCTGGCACGCCGGAACCATGCAAGAAGGGCAACGGGGCGCGGGCGCCGAGGTCAGGGGCGCGGGTCAGGGGCGCGGGCGCCGAGGGCAGCGGGGGCCTGGGGTCAGCGGCCCCAGGCCCACCAGCGGTCGTGGCGGCGCTCCAGGCCGAGAGGCAGCCCGAAGCAGGCCGACAGGGCCTCCTCGGTGAGCACCTCGGCCAGCGGGCCGGCGGCCTGCACCCGGCCCTCGGCCAGCATCAGCACATGGGTGAAGCCGGCGGGGATCTCCTCGACGTGGTGGGTCACGAGCACCATCGCCGGGCCGTCGGGCCGTGCCGCCAACGTGGCCAGACCCCCGACGAGCGTCTCGCGCCCGGCGAGGTCGAGCCCGGCGGTCGGCTCGTCGAGCAGCAACAGGCCGGGATCGGTCATCAGCGTGCGGGCCAACAGCACCCGCTGGCGTTCGCCCGAGGACAGCGACCCGAAGCGACGGTCGGCGAAGTCGCCGACCCCCACGTCGGCCAGGCACCGACGGGCCCGGGCCCGGTCCTCGTCGTCGTAGGTGTGCCACCACGGTTCGAGCGCCGCGTGCTTGGCCGTCATGACCACGTCGGCCGCGGTGAGGTCCGGGCGCAACAGGTCGGCCATGCCGGCGCTGGCCAGACCCACCCGGGTGCGCAGACGGCGCACGTCGGTGCGTCCCAGGCGTTGCCCGAGCACCGACACCGTGCCGGTGCTGGGGTGCAGGTACAGCGAGGCGATGCGCACCAGCGTCGACTTGCCCGACCCGTTGCGGCCCAGCACCACCCAGCGCTGGCTGGGGGCCACCTCCCAGTCGACGTCGGCCAGCAGGGCCCGCCCCTCGCGGACCAGGCTCACCCCGTGCAGGGCCAGGGCGAGCTCGACGCCGGGGGCGTGGGGGACAGGATCGACGGCGCTCACGGATCGGTGACGCTACCGCCACGTTCGCGCTCGCAGCCCGAGTAGCGTTGCTCCGCCGACGAACCCGTCGGCGGCCTGCCCGTCACACGAAGAGACGAACCCCCATCGAGCTCGCATTCGGCCTGGTCGCCGTCATCGTCCTCATCGCCGCCAACGGCCTCTTCGTCGCCGCGGAGTTCGCCCTCGTCGCCGTCGATCGCACCAAGATCGAGCGGGAGAAGGACGCCGGCAGTCGCCGGGCCCGCA includes the following:
- a CDS encoding ABC transporter ATP-binding protein, which codes for MSAVDPVPHAPGVELALALHGVSLVREGRALLADVDWEVAPSQRWVVLGRNGSGKSTLVRIASLYLHPSTGTVSVLGQRLGRTDVRRLRTRVGLASAGMADLLRPDLTAADVVMTAKHAALEPWWHTYDDEDRARARRCLADVGVGDFADRRFGSLSSGERQRVLLARTLMTDPGLLLLDEPTAGLDLAGRETLVGGLATLAARPDGPAMVLVTHHVEEIPAGFTHVLMLAEGRVQAAGPLAEVLTEEALSACFGLPLGLERRHDRWWAWGR
- a CDS encoding ABC transporter substrate-binding protein; its protein translation is MPARRPWRHLLAAASALLLVVGASCSGDDEAEPDPEPPVVAEPVVGGTLRVALPAAALPLDPALAAPTDAGAALVAELLHARLTSTTPGAVEPEPALAEAWEVSDDATTFTFRLRAEARFSDGSPVTAADVVASLTRVAALGPASLASARLDAVAGYGAFAVDGTADALAGLSAPDDTTVVVELDRPDVDLPALLAAPAFAIRPAATVAADAPALGPPAADGPAPVTSGPYRWESGDAEGAVLVRADGVDPEAARPERVELARTESVDAAVERWAGGEVDLVPLPAAGAGQTVPPGVGTVQFDALGALWWLGLNLDAPALADERVRQAVSLALDRPALVEVLEGTSGLDGLVAPQVPGGDVVCGDPCTRDVPAAEVLLAEASPDAPVALTLDVYDDPTVVAVAEAMAAQLAEAGVEVAVESRPFDAYRDGVLAADRQLFWFGWVGLAPTAGAYLEPTFRTDAPDNVVGLRDADVDAALAAAAATLDPEERAGLWGDAHALVLDRTVAVPIAQARAATAVAAPVQGYRLRLDATPVLADLWLAPDDPEP